The genomic stretch CAGCCGCCCGCTCGCCGTCGGGCACCTCGACGTACACCCGGCCTCCCTCCGCCAGGAACGCGCGCGTGCCGGCGAGCATCGCCACCGGATCGGCGACGTGCTCGAGCACCTTGTTCAGCGACACGAGGTCGAACCGGCCCAGCCCATCGGCCTCGAAGAAGTCCCCCGCGACGGCATCGACGCCCGCCACCGTCCGCGCGTGCTCCGCCGCCCGCGGGTCGGGGTCGAGCGCCGTGCAGCGCCAGCCGAGCGCGCGCATCCGCGCCGGGAAGACGGCGAGCCCGGAGCCGACGTCCAGCAGCGTGCCCGGCGCGGCGAAGCGCGCGTGCACCCGCCGCGCGCGCGCCGCGTTGTCCGAGCGCTCCTCGGGCAGGCCCATGATCCGGTCATAGGTCGCGTGCATCGCATCGCCGTAGGTGGCGTCGACGTACTCGCCGGAATACAGCCGCGAGAGGTCGAGGTCCATCCGCGCCACCCACAGCCCGCAGCGCGGGCAGCGCAGGAACGCGCGGTGGTAGCGCTGGCCCGCTTCGAGCGGGAACGGCGTCTCGCCCTCCGGCGGCGCGTCGTACGCGAAGCCGGGGCCCAGCGCCGCGTCGCACAGCGCGCAGCGGTCGCTCACTCCACGTCCTCGACGCGGATCGTCTCGCCGAACGCCACGGCGCGCCGCAGGGCCCGGCCGAGCAGGAGGTCCTCCTGTCCGGGCGCCAGCCCGTCGCGCGGGCGCAGCCAGGTGAGGTCCCCGGGACCCAGCACATGGCCGGCCTCGAACTCGCCCGCGGCGACGATCGAGCGCCGCACCGCCGCGCGCAGCGCTTCCTCCTCGGGCTGCGGCGCCTTGCCCGGCTCGCCCACGAGCGTGCGCACCTCGTCGACGCGGCGCACGAGCTCGGCCAGCTCCCCGGGATCGACCGACAGCTGATGGTCGCGGAAGTCGGAGTAGTCGTGGCGCAGCGTGACGTGCTTCTCGAGGATCTCGGCGCCGAGCGCGGCCGCCGCGACGCAGGCGTCGACGCCGAGGGTGTGGTCGGAGTAGCCGACGGTCCCGCCGATCGCTTCACGCAGCGTCGCCATCGCCGCCAGGTTCACCGACGCAGGCGGCGTCGGATACGCCGTCACGCAGTGCAGGACCGCCACCTCGCCCGAGCCGGCCGCCTCCAGCGCCGCCTTCGCCCGGCGGACGCCCTCGATGTCCACGAGCCCCGCCGACAGCACGACCGGCTTGCCGGTCGCGCCGATGCGCTCGAGCAGCGGCCAGAAGTCGTTGTCGCCCGACGCGACCTTGTAGGCGTCGACGAGCGGCTCGAGCACGTCGACCGAGCCGAGGTCGAGCGGCGATGAGAGAAACAGCAGCCCGCGCGATCGCGCCCGCTCGGCCAGCCCCCGCACCTCGTCCGCGCTGAGCTGGAAGCCGCCGTAGCGCGCAAGTCGGTCGGGCTCGGACGGGCGGACGAACCAGCGCACGTCGAAGGTCTGCAGCTTCACCGCGCCGGCGCCGGCGTCGGCCGCCGCATCGAGGATGTGCGCCGCCACCTCGGGGTCGCCCTCGTGGTTGTTGCCGATCTCGGCGATGACCAGGGGCCGGACCGCGGTGTCGCAGGCGCCGATCCTCACGCGACGTGGCGGTGGAGGTTGTAGACGGTGGCCGTGGTCCCGAACCCGAGGCGCTCGTAGAAGCGGATCGAGCCGACGTTGGCCGCCTGCGTCCCGACGCTCACTGCGCCCGGCACCATCCCCAGCAGCCCGCGCACGAGCGTCCGGCCGACGCCCGCGCCCTGGTGCTCGGGCGCGACGCCGATCAGGTCGATCACCGCGTCGTCGCCGCGCTTCACGAGCACGAGGAAGCCGACCGCCACCCCGTCGCGGCGCTGCACGAGCACGCCGTCGCCGCGCGCGCCCGCGAGCGCGTTGGCCACCCAGTCGCGCTTGATCGCGGTGGCGACCGCGTCGGGGATGTCCGGGTCGAGATGGAACCGCGTGCGCGTGAACGCCGTCTCGGCGATGCGCGCGAGCGCCTCGGCATCGCCCGGCTCGGCCCACTCGAGCCTCAGCGGCTGCGCCGTGCCGGTGCGCGCCAGCGTCACGCCGACGTCGACCACGCGCATCCCGGCGTCGCAGAGCGCCTGCAGCTGCGCGACGCGCTCGGTGGCCACGCGCGCCAGATAGGTCCCGGGCCGGGCCTGCGCCAGGTCGCCCGGCGCGTCGACCCACCACACCGGGTGGCCGAAGCGCTCGGACAGCCAGGCGTCAGCGCGCAGAGAGGACCCCGTCGGAGACGAGGTCGCGGTACCAGGCGACGTAGCGATCGAGACCATCCTCCAGCTTCGTGCGAGGGTCGTAGCCGATCGCCTCGCGGGCCTTGTCGATCTTCAGCGTGCCGCGGAACGGCCGCAGCGCGTCGCGCTCGACGTACTCGACCTCCACCTCGGGGAAGTGCTCCTGGACGATCTCGATGAGCTCGCGCAGGGTCCGCGCCCCGCCCGTGGTGATGTTGAACGCCTCGTTGCGCCCGGCCGGGTGCTCGATCGCCCGGACGGTGCCCTCGATGACGTCCTCGACCCACGAGAAGTCGATGCGCTCCTCGCCGAGGCCGTCGACGCGCAGCTTGTCGCCGACGAGCGCGTTCTCGATGAACACCTGGCTCACGCGCCGGCTCACGCACCCCGGGCCGTACAGGGCCGACGGGCGGATGATCGTGTAGTCGAGGTCGAAGACCTGCTTGTAGGCGATGCACATACGTTCGCCCGCCAGCTTCAGCGCGCCGTAGATGCCGATCGGGTCCAGCGGATGCGTCTCGTCGACCTCGGGCGTCAGGAAGTTTCCGTAGACCATCGAGGAGGAGAAGTAGACGAAGTGCTCGGCCTTGTCGCGCGAGTAGTCCAGCGCGTTCTCGAGGGTGCGCAGCGAGTGGTCGAACGTCGACATCGGGTCCTTGTTGGACCGGTTGGCGTGCGCCACCGCGGCGAGCTGCACGACCGTCTGCGGCTCGATCTCGCCGAGGATCCGCGAGAGCTTGTCGTACTCCCGGGCGTCCTGGACGTGCAGCGGCACCCCGGCCGCCTCCAGCTTGCGCAGCCGCTGGTTGATGATCTTCAGGTACAGGTCGCGGTTCGGGTTCTGCGACGGGAGCGCCAGGTAGGACAGGAGGTTGTTGACCTCCAGGCCGTCGATGACGTGGACGTCGGCGCCGCGCTCCTTGAGCGTCAGCGCGAGATGGTGGCCGATGAAGCCGGCGCCGCCGACCAGGGCGATCCGGCGCCCGCTGAGGTCAGGCACGGGCCACCAACCGATCCACGACCTGCCCCACCGTCTCCACGATCCGCTGCACGTCTTCCTCCTCGATATGGGGGCCGACCGGGAAGGCGATCGACTCGTACGAGATCCGGGCGGCCACCGGGCATGAACGCTCAGGATGGCCGTAGGTCTCGCGGTAGTACTTCGTGTCCGGCAGCGGCTTGGGGTAGTAGACGCTCGTCCCGACCCCCTCGCCCTTCAGCGTCTCGATGAGCTCCTCGCGGCGCTCGGCGAGCGGCGCGTCGAGCAGCGCGACGAGGCAGTAGTGGCTGGCCCCGGGGCCGTCCGAGTCGATGACGGTCAGGCCGTCGACGCCGCCGAGGCCCGCGGCCAGCGACCGGAAGTTGCGCGCGCGCTGCTCGAGGAAGCCGGGCAGCCGCTTGAGCTGCTCGACGCCCATCGCGGCGCCGATCTCGCCCATGCGGTAGTTCAGGCCGACGTACTCGATCTCGTAGGCGGCCGTGTGACGGCGGTCGGCGAGGACGCTCTTGTCGATGCCGAACGCCCGCTGCTTGGAGACGCGGTCGGCGATGTCCGCGCGGGTGGTGATGACCATCCCGCCCTCGCCGGTCGTGATGTGCTTGACCGGATAGAAGGAGAAGCAGCCGACGTCGCCGTGCAGGCCGACGTGGGTGCCGTCGATGCGGGCGCCGAGGGCGATCGCGCAGTCCTCGACGACGAACAGGTCGTGGCGGCGGGCGACCTCGAGCACACGGCCCATGTCGACCGGCAGGCCGAGGTAGTGGACGACCGAGACCGCCCGGGTGCGCTCGGTGACCGCCGCCGCCAGCAGGTCGAGGTCGACGTTGCCGGTGCGCGGGTCGGCGTCGACGAAGACGGGCGTGGCGCCACAGATCTCGACCGCGTGGGCCATCGCGACGTGCGTCTGGGCCGGGACGAGCACCTCGTCGCCGGGCCCGATGCCGCAGGCCAGGTAGGCCAGGTGCAGCGAGGCCATGCAGGTCGCGGTGGCGATGGCGTGCGGCGCGCCGGTGAACTCGGCGAAGGCCTGCTCGAAGGCCTTGACCCGGGGGCCGTGGGTGAGGGTCGTGCCCTCGAGCACCTCGGCGACGGCGCGACGCTCCTCCTCGCCCACCATGGGCTTTCCGAAGGGGATCGTCGTCATTGAGCCGTGAAGGGTAGCTCGACGGGCGTCCCGCTCCGGACCGCGTGCTCGATCGCGAACAGCACGTCCATCGTCGCGAACACGTCGTCCTCGGTGACCACCGCGTCCCCGCCGGTGAGGATCGCCTCGACGAACGACGCGATGAGGTCGCCCTTCAGCACGCCGGGATACGGCGCATCGATGGTCTCGGCCCGCGGGTCGTCGTCGCGGCCGAGCCACAGCGTGCCCGCCTCGCGGCCGTTGACGAACGTCCCCTCGGTGCCGAAGAGCTTGAGCGCGTGGAAGTGCGGCTGGACGCAGGCGAAGTTCGCGGTGACCTTGAGGATCGTGCCGCTGGCGCACTCGAGCACGGCGATGACGAAGTCGTCGTAGCGGAACCGCGTGCCCTCGGTGGCGATCCGGTTTCCGTGCGCGGTGACGCGGACGACGCGCTCGCCGGTCAGCCAGAGCAGCAGGTCGACGACGTGCACGGCGCCGCCGAGGACGACCGAGTAGTACGGCAGCCGCCCGCGCCAGCCCTCGGTGAGCTTCCACAGCCGGCCGTACTCGTAGTCGGCCTCGGCGTAGTAGATCCGCCCGAGCCGGTCAGCCGCGAGCGCGTCGCGGACCGCGAGGAAGCGCGGGGAGAGCCGGAGAGGCAGGTTCGACGACATCCGCAGCCGCGGATGCGCGGCGCGCAGCTCGTGCAGCTGCCGCGCCTCGCCGGGGTCCAGGCACAGCGGCTTCTCAACGAAGACGTGCTTGCCGTTGCGCAGCGCGCGGCTGACCTGGGCGAAGTGGGCGTCGTCGTAGGAGGCGATCGAGACGACGTCGATGCCTGGGTCGTCGAGCAGCGCGCCGGGGTCGGGCTCGAGGCGCAGGCCCGGGTGCCGGGCGCCGACCTCCTCGAGCCGGACGGGGTCGACGTCGCTGACCGCCACGACCTCGCAGCCGGCGTGCGCGCGGTAGCCGGCGATGTGCGCCTCGCCGACCCCGAGCCCGATGACCGCGGCGCGCAGCCTCATGCGGCGAGGACCTCGTGGGCGAGCGCGGCGACCTCGGCGCTCGAGTAGTCCCAGTGCGGGCGGTCCATCCGCGCCAGCACGGCCTCGATGAGCTCGGCGTCCGCTTCGGTGTCGAGCGAGACGTCGAGGCGGCCCTCGTCGGCGGGCTGGGTGAAGTTGCGGATCCGCCAGTCGTCGGGGTGCGTGTAGAAGTAGCGGGTGACGTGCTCGAGCTCGTCGGGCTCGGTCATCCGCGCGTAGGCGCTGCGGAACGCGGCGACGTCGACGACCTCGAGCGAGTGCCCGGAGGGATACGTACTGCGCGGGAAGACGTTCGTGACGACGTCGGCGCCTCCCTCGGCGAACAGCGTCGCGCCGTGGTCGACGAGCGCGTGGTCGATCAGCGGCGAGTCGCCGGTGATGCGCACGAACGCGTCGAGGCCGCGGGCGTCGGCGGCGAGCAGGTAGCGCTGCGCGACGTCCTCGAGCGGCCCACGGAAGCACGCGACGCCCTGGGCGGCGCAGAATCCGGCGATGGCGTCGTCCTCGGGCTGGACGGAGGTCGCCAGCGCGAAGCCGTCGATGCGCTCGCAGCGCGCCAGGCGCTCGAAGATGTACTGCAGCGCCGGGCGCCCGTGCAGCGGCCGCAGGACCTTCCCGGGCAGCCGGCGCGAGGACATGCGGGCCTGAACGACCGCTTCGATCATGGCTGCGGAAGGGCGTCGAGCCAGCGCAGCCAGACGTCGAGGTTGACGAGCTGCCACAGGAACATCATGTGGTTCTCGGCCGGCCGGCCCGAGCGGACGATCTCGTCGTGCTCGTCGATCAGGCGGCGCACCTCGGTGAGGTCGTAGATGCCGCGGTCGAACGCCGCGCTGCCCACGACGTCGTGCAGCAGGTCGCGGCCCGGCCCCGAGAACCAGTTGTCCGCGGGCGCGTTCCAGCCCGTCTTCTTGATGCGCGTCCGCGTCTCCTCGGGCAGCAGGCCGCGCGTCGCCCGGCGCAGCAGCTGCTTCGTCACGCCCTCGTGGATCTTCAGCTCGCCCGGCACGCGGAACATGAGCTCGGCGAGGCGGTGGTCGAAGAACGGGTCGCAGTTGCGCAGCCCGGCGGCGTGGGTCTGGCGGTCCTCGGCGCGCAGGCAGCACGGCGCGGTCTCGCGGAACAGGTCCTGGTAGGTGCGGTTGCGCAGGTAGGACGCGAACACCCGGTCCATCACCGGGTCGAAGGTCCGCAGGTCGTAGAAGCCCGGCGCAAGGGCGGCGTCGTAACGCTCGATGCGGGCCCGGTCGGGCAGGATGCGGCCCGGCGTGTGCAGGTCCACGGTTCGCGCCAGGCCCGCCTCCATCGCGTCCCGGCTCTTGCGGAAGATCGGGTGGTCGTGGTGGCGCACCCACGCCTCGACCTCCTCGCGCAGCTGCGCCTCGCGGCCCGCGGCCCGCAGGTCGGCGAAGTTGAAGAAGAAGTACTCGTACTCCCCGGCGTTGAGCTCGTCGCCGCCCAGGCCGCCGAACAGCGTGTCGAAGCCGGCCTCGGCCACGACGCCGCACAGCACGTGGTGCGACAGCCACGTCGCGGTGGCGACCGGCTCGTCGTGCGCGGCGACCATCTGCTCGACGAGGCCGACCACGTCGGGGCGGTTGCCGATCGGCACCTGGTGCCACCCGGCCACGGCGAGGTCGAGCATCGAGCGGATCTCGTCGGACTCGTCGTACTCGGCGTGCGCGTAGACCGTCGAGTACGCGTGCTGCCGCTCGCCGCTGAGCGAGACCGCGCTCGCCAGGACCGAGGAGGAGTCCATGCCGCCCGACAGCGTGAACGCGGGCCGGCCGGCCGCGGCCAGCCGGATCCCGACCGCGTCGAGCAGCAGCTCGCGGTAGCGCTCGGCGAGCTCGTCCGGCGCGCCGTCGAGGTCGGGCGCCTCCTCGAGCGCCCACCACGCCTCGCGCAGCGGCGGCTTGCCGGGGGCCACCCGCAGGAGGTGGCCGGCCGGAAGCTGGTCGATCGCCTCGTACGGCGACGCGGTGCGGTCGTTGTCGAACGTGCGGTAGTGCGAGGCGGCGAAGCGGGCGACGAACGAGCGGCGCGGCGCGCGCGGGACGCCGGGCAGCGTGAGGAGCGCTCTCGGCCGGGACGCGAACGCGCTGCCGTCGGCGAGGTGGAACAGCGGGCGCACACCGAAGCGGTCGCGCCCGAGCCACAGCGTGTCGCCGTCGCGCAGCGCGATCGCGCCGTCGAAGTTCAGGCGCCGCAGCGCCTCCGCGAAGCCATGCTCGCGGTACAGCCGCGCGACGAGGGCCGCGGCCGGCTCCCCGGCCCGCACCGCCGGCGCGTAGACCGTCCCGTCGACGACGACCGCCAGGCCGTCCTCGCGGTGGGCGTTCGCCGGGCCGGCGCCGACCCAGCCCAGCTCGCCCTCGACCCACGCCTCGCCCGGGCCGCTCTCGGCCAGCATCGCGCGCACCCGCGGCCCGCCCGCGATGCGGCTCACGAGCGACGCTCCCCGAGCAGGATCCGCCACTGGTGCGGGATGTCGACGACCATCTCGGTGCCGTCGCCGGTGCGCTCGTCGCGGATGCGGGTGACCGCGAAGCCCTCGGCCTCCATGAGCCCGATCACCTCGTCGGCGGGATAGGTGTTGTGGTAGACGCGGATGTGGCGCTTGCCCTCGTCGAGGTACGGGTCGGGCGTGAAGCGGACCACGAGCTCGTCGCCGAGCGACTCGCGCAGCAGGATGCGCTTGCGCGCCGCGCGAAGCAGGCGCTCGAGCGGCGCGGCGTAGTGCGGGCTGTTCGTCAGCACGTTGAAGCACAGGACGTTGTCGTAGGAGCCCTCCGCCAGGTCCTCGATCGCGCCGAGCATGAAGCGCTCGGGCGCGAGGCCGGCCCGCGGCGCGACCTCGGCGCGTGCGAGGTCGACGAGCTCGGGCGTGTGGTCGAGCCCCCACCACTCGGGGATGAAGCCGCGCCGCCTGAACGACCACAGGTAGGAGCCGCCGCCGCAGCCCGCGTCGAGCAGGCTCTCGCCGGGCCCGATCAGCGGGCCGAGCACCGCCGCCGCCTGGGCGGCGCACGTCATCTCCTCGGCCTCGTCGCGCGCGCGCCTCCGGTAGAGGTCGAAGGTCGCGCGGTCGTTGGCCCAGGGATTGGCGTCCGGGTTGGCCGCCCCGGGCACTACTTCACCGCGTAGACGATGAGCATCGACTGCAGGTACGCGTCGTAGCCGCGCTTGCCGGCCTCGCTCGCCGGGATCTCGTACCGCGCCAGGCACGGCTCGACGAGGGAGAAGCCGTCGAACAGGCGGTGGATCTCGTCCTTCGTGAAGAAGTGCGAGAGCCCGATGTTCGACAGGTAGAAGTTCGAGCCGCCCTCCTCGAGCTGCACCGTGCCCGGGTCATCGGCGAGCTGCTCGTGCTCGTGGCGACCGAAGACGGTGTGGCCCTGCTCGAGCATGTGGCCGACGAACACCCCGCCCGGGCGCAGGAGCCGGCCCACCTCGGCGAACGCGCGCTCGCGATCGCCGCGCGGCAGGTGCTGGAAGACGCACGACTCGAGCAGGCCGTCCATCGACCCGTCCGCCCACGGCACGTCGGCCACGGAGCCCTCGACGAGCGCGCCGACCTGACCGGCGAAGCCGTGGCGGTCGAGGTTCTGCCGGGCCAGGTCGAGCGCCGTCGGCGCGATGTCGACGCCGGACACCGTCATGCCCTTCTCGGCCAGCCACACCAGGTTCGGGCCGGCGCCGCAGCCGAGCTCGGCGAAGTGCAGGTCCGCGATGCGATCGGCCTCGACACGGTCGCGCAGGTAGTAGGACACGGTGCGCACCAGCGCCTCGACCGGCGCGGTGTTGTAGGCGCCGCGGGCGACCTGCTCCTTGAAGGAGGTCTCCCAGGTCTCGCGCATCGCCTGATCGTTCGTGCTCATAAGCGTTCCTCAGTCAAGCAGAGCGGCCAGGCGCTCCACGGCATCGTCGGTGTCCAGCCACGCCACCACGCGCATCCCCTCGGCCGCCAGGTACTCGGCGAACGCGGCGTCCCCGCCCTCCTCGACCGCGAGCAGGTACATCCGCGGGCGCTCGCCGTCCCGGCGCGGGACGCCCATGCACAGCACGGCGCGCAGGCCGTGCTCGGCCAGGCGCTGGTTCAGCGAGGGCGTCAGGTAATAGCCCCACGCCTTGCGCGTCACGTCGGCCTGCGAGCCGGCCGGGCCGCGGAGGGTCACGACCTCGTCGGCCTCGAGCGCGACGTCGGCGACGTGGCGCAGCGTGCCGCCGCGGGTCCCGACCCCGAACTCGCGGGGCGGCTCGATCGGTTCGATCCTCACGTCCCGTGCTCCTCGAGGAAGAGCTTCACGCAGAGGAAGTTGAACAGGAACTTGCTCTTGGAGTTCGGCAGCCACTCCTGCGTGAGCAGCTCGTGCACAGCGTCGCGGCGCACGAGCTCCCACACCGGCGAGTCGGCGCCGAGCTCCGCCTGCACCGCCGGGTCGTCGACGTCGAGGAAGTCGAGCACCGGCGCGTTGAAGCCGACCTTGCGGCGGTTGTCGAGGATCTTGTCGGGCACGATGCCCCGCATCGCGTCGCGCAGCACCGCCTTGGCCATGCCGCGCTGGACGAGGTGGCGGGTCGGCACCGAGCACGCCCACTCGTAGAGGTCGCGGTCCAGGAACGGCGAGCGGTTCTCGATCGAGAACGACATGGCGTTGAGGTCGTCCTCGTGGAGGATCACCGGGACCGACTCGTGGAAGAGCTCGTTGAGCATGCGGTTGCGCAGAAGGCGGTCGCCGGCGAGGTCGGCTTCGGTGAAGGGCTCGGTGAACGGGCGGGTGAGCATCGCCGAGAACTCGCCGGCGTCCAGGTAGACGTGCTCGCGCCGCGCCGGGTCCTCGACGAGGTAGAACGGGTCCTGCAGGTACGGGTTGCGCACGATCGGGGCGATGTGCTCGCGCCAGTTGGCGACCGAGCGCTCGAACAGCTCGGCGTCGGGGTGCACGTCGCGCAGGTAGGCGAGGTGGTGGTCGTAGTAGCCCGAGTAGAGCTCGTCGGCCGCCGTCCCGCTGATCGACACGCGGTAGCCGTGCTCGTGGATCGACTGCATGAGCAGCCAGTGCGCGTAGTAGGTGATCGTGTACAGCGGCGCGTCGTGCCGGTGGACGAGCTCGCGCAGGCGCGGCAGGAAGCGGTCGGTGTCGACGGGGATCGCGGTGTGGCGCACCTGCAGCTGCGCGACCGCGTGGTCGACCATGTCCTGCTCCTCGTAGCGCTCGTCGGAGTTGACGATCGTGAAGCCGTGGACGTCGTAGTCGAA from Capillimicrobium parvum encodes the following:
- a CDS encoding class I SAM-dependent methyltransferase, with amino-acid sequence MSDRCALCDAALGPGFAYDAPPEGETPFPLEAGQRYHRAFLRCPRCGLWVARMDLDLSRLYSGEYVDATYGDAMHATYDRIMGLPEERSDNAARARRVHARFAAPGTLLDVGSGLAVFPARMRALGWRCTALDPDPRAAEHARTVAGVDAVAGDFFEADGLGRFDLVSLNKVLEHVADPVAMLAGTRAFLAEGGRVYVEVPDGERAAAGGPGREEFFLEHLYAFSPASLCLLAARAGFEVAELARLQEPSAKYTLWAFLEPAAIPS
- a CDS encoding N-acetylneuraminate synthase family protein; translated protein: MRIGACDTAVRPLVIAEIGNNHEGDPEVAAHILDAAADAGAGAVKLQTFDVRWFVRPSEPDRLARYGGFQLSADEVRGLAERARSRGLLFLSSPLDLGSVDVLEPLVDAYKVASGDNDFWPLLERIGATGKPVVLSAGLVDIEGVRRAKAALEAAGSGEVAVLHCVTAYPTPPASVNLAAMATLREAIGGTVGYSDHTLGVDACVAAAALGAEILEKHVTLRHDYSDFRDHQLSVDPGELAELVRRVDEVRTLVGEPGKAPQPEEEALRAAVRRSIVAAGEFEAGHVLGPGDLTWLRPRDGLAPGQEDLLLGRALRRAVAFGETIRVEDVE
- a CDS encoding GNAT family N-acetyltransferase, with translation MATERVAQLQALCDAGMRVVDVGVTLARTGTAQPLRLEWAEPGDAEALARIAETAFTRTRFHLDPDIPDAVATAIKRDWVANALAGARGDGVLVQRRDGVAVGFLVLVKRGDDAVIDLIGVAPEHQGAGVGRTLVRGLLGMVPGAVSVGTQAANVGSIRFYERLGFGTTATVYNLHRHVA
- a CDS encoding NAD-dependent epimerase/dehydratase family protein — encoded protein: MPDLSGRRIALVGGAGFIGHHLALTLKERGADVHVIDGLEVNNLLSYLALPSQNPNRDLYLKIINQRLRKLEAAGVPLHVQDAREYDKLSRILGEIEPQTVVQLAAVAHANRSNKDPMSTFDHSLRTLENALDYSRDKAEHFVYFSSSMVYGNFLTPEVDETHPLDPIGIYGALKLAGERMCIAYKQVFDLDYTIIRPSALYGPGCVSRRVSQVFIENALVGDKLRVDGLGEERIDFSWVEDVIEGTVRAIEHPAGRNEAFNITTGGARTLRELIEIVQEHFPEVEVEYVERDALRPFRGTLKIDKAREAIGYDPRTKLEDGLDRYVAWYRDLVSDGVLSAR
- a CDS encoding DegT/DnrJ/EryC1/StrS family aminotransferase, producing MTTIPFGKPMVGEEERRAVAEVLEGTTLTHGPRVKAFEQAFAEFTGAPHAIATATCMASLHLAYLACGIGPGDEVLVPAQTHVAMAHAVEICGATPVFVDADPRTGNVDLDLLAAAVTERTRAVSVVHYLGLPVDMGRVLEVARRHDLFVVEDCAIALGARIDGTHVGLHGDVGCFSFYPVKHITTGEGGMVITTRADIADRVSKQRAFGIDKSVLADRRHTAAYEIEYVGLNYRMGEIGAAMGVEQLKRLPGFLEQRARNFRSLAAGLGGVDGLTVIDSDGPGASHYCLVALLDAPLAERREELIETLKGEGVGTSVYYPKPLPDTKYYRETYGHPERSCPVAARISYESIAFPVGPHIEEEDVQRIVETVGQVVDRLVARA
- a CDS encoding Gfo/Idh/MocA family protein, encoding MRLRAAVIGLGVGEAHIAGYRAHAGCEVVAVSDVDPVRLEEVGARHPGLRLEPDPGALLDDPGIDVVSIASYDDAHFAQVSRALRNGKHVFVEKPLCLDPGEARQLHELRAAHPRLRMSSNLPLRLSPRFLAVRDALAADRLGRIYYAEADYEYGRLWKLTEGWRGRLPYYSVVLGGAVHVVDLLLWLTGERVVRVTAHGNRIATEGTRFRYDDFVIAVLECASGTILKVTANFACVQPHFHALKLFGTEGTFVNGREAGTLWLGRDDDPRAETIDAPYPGVLKGDLIASFVEAILTGGDAVVTEDDVFATMDVLFAIEHAVRSGTPVELPFTAQ
- a CDS encoding cytidylyltransferase domain-containing protein, giving the protein MIEAVVQARMSSRRLPGKVLRPLHGRPALQYIFERLARCERIDGFALATSVQPEDDAIAGFCAAQGVACFRGPLEDVAQRYLLAADARGLDAFVRITGDSPLIDHALVDHGATLFAEGGADVVTNVFPRSTYPSGHSLEVVDVAAFRSAYARMTEPDELEHVTRYFYTHPDDWRIRNFTQPADEGRLDVSLDTEADAELIEAVLARMDRPHWDYSSAEVAALAHEVLAA
- a CDS encoding asparagine synthetase B family protein; protein product: MSRIAGGPRVRAMLAESGPGEAWVEGELGWVGAGPANAHREDGLAVVVDGTVYAPAVRAGEPAAALVARLYREHGFAEALRRLNFDGAIALRDGDTLWLGRDRFGVRPLFHLADGSAFASRPRALLTLPGVPRAPRRSFVARFAASHYRTFDNDRTASPYEAIDQLPAGHLLRVAPGKPPLREAWWALEEAPDLDGAPDELAERYRELLLDAVGIRLAAAGRPAFTLSGGMDSSSVLASAVSLSGERQHAYSTVYAHAEYDESDEIRSMLDLAVAGWHQVPIGNRPDVVGLVEQMVAAHDEPVATATWLSHHVLCGVVAEAGFDTLFGGLGGDELNAGEYEYFFFNFADLRAAGREAQLREEVEAWVRHHDHPIFRKSRDAMEAGLARTVDLHTPGRILPDRARIERYDAALAPGFYDLRTFDPVMDRVFASYLRNRTYQDLFRETAPCCLRAEDRQTHAAGLRNCDPFFDHRLAELMFRVPGELKIHEGVTKQLLRRATRGLLPEETRTRIKKTGWNAPADNWFSGPGRDLLHDVVGSAAFDRGIYDLTEVRRLIDEHDEIVRSGRPAENHMMFLWQLVNLDVWLRWLDALPQP
- a CDS encoding class I SAM-dependent methyltransferase, with the protein product MPGAANPDANPWANDRATFDLYRRRARDEAEEMTCAAQAAAVLGPLIGPGESLLDAGCGGGSYLWSFRRRGFIPEWWGLDHTPELVDLARAEVAPRAGLAPERFMLGAIEDLAEGSYDNVLCFNVLTNSPHYAAPLERLLRAARKRILLRESLGDELVVRFTPDPYLDEGKRHIRVYHNTYPADEVIGLMEAEGFAVTRIRDERTGDGTEMVVDIPHQWRILLGERRS
- a CDS encoding class I SAM-dependent methyltransferase; amino-acid sequence: MSTNDQAMRETWETSFKEQVARGAYNTAPVEALVRTVSYYLRDRVEADRIADLHFAELGCGAGPNLVWLAEKGMTVSGVDIAPTALDLARQNLDRHGFAGQVGALVEGSVADVPWADGSMDGLLESCVFQHLPRGDRERAFAEVGRLLRPGGVFVGHMLEQGHTVFGRHEHEQLADDPGTVQLEEGGSNFYLSNIGLSHFFTKDEIHRLFDGFSLVEPCLARYEIPASEAGKRGYDAYLQSMLIVYAVK
- the asnB gene encoding asparagine synthase (glutamine-hydrolyzing) translates to MCGIAGYVGRAPLDRERIDAALGLMRHRGPDDRTARTFQTADGRHVALLHARLTIIDFDERSNQPYRVGGTWLSYNGELYNYVEVRKGLEAHGETFATTSDTEVLLRQLVRHGFEGLDGCEGMWAFATYDESSGVVALCRDRFGEKPLYLLRDGDGGLYFGSEVKLLAALSGRPLKPDREHLRRYLVNGYKALYKTRATFFEGVEELRPGIVLELGSGGERERRYWDAAPPDERAEMSYDEAVAGTRERLIRSVELRLRADTPLAFCMSGGIDSLSLIAIAKRVFDYDVHGFTIVNSDERYEEQDMVDHAVAQLQVRHTAIPVDTDRFLPRLRELVHRHDAPLYTITYYAHWLLMQSIHEHGYRVSISGTAADELYSGYYDHHLAYLRDVHPDAELFERSVANWREHIAPIVRNPYLQDPFYLVEDPARREHVYLDAGEFSAMLTRPFTEPFTEADLAGDRLLRNRMLNELFHESVPVILHEDDLNAMSFSIENRSPFLDRDLYEWACSVPTRHLVQRGMAKAVLRDAMRGIVPDKILDNRRKVGFNAPVLDFLDVDDPAVQAELGADSPVWELVRRDAVHELLTQEWLPNSKSKFLFNFLCVKLFLEEHGT